The Dehalobacter sp. DCM sequence AGAAATACTTCCCGGGATTTAGTGTTTTCTGCATAACGTTATTGTAATAAAGAATCCCTTTTTCATGGTCGGCAACTTCCCAATAGCTTAAGTATCCCGCCAGCTTCGGGTGATAAAACAACGCCGGTTCGATGCCGTTTTGGATTTCCGGATTGCGGATATCAATGGTGATAAAATCATGCTGTTTCAACAGCTTCCAGTATGCATATTTACCGGATGGCAGAACATCGATAAATTTGCCGTCTTCATAATGGAGCACAAGCTCGTAATCCCGAACATCGATGACTGCAAGCTCCTTCAGCAGCTCGGAATCTTCCAGGAAGAGATTGATATTTTTACCGCTTGTCTCAAATCGGTTATTAATATCCGTAATTATTACTTTATATCTGCCAAATGGATTGAGGATATATCTTCCTGGTTTCAAGCATTTAACATAATTGCCGTCCTTAAATAATAATCCTCTCTCGTCATTTTTAATCCTTACTCTCATAACATCCACCTCTTTATCTTGACATTGGTTTGAACCTTTTTCGAGAATCCTTCCCGAAGTTCGGCGGAGTACTGCTTTAGGAGCATAGACCTCCGTTGTTACCGGAATAAATTATGTTTCGGGCATTGCCCGTCATAAATCATCCCCAAAGTAAGAGCGGATTTGTTTTGATCCGGTATCCGCGTACTGCAAGGCTTACGTTCAGGTGTCCTGAGCAGACCGGCTGTCCAGAACGTAAGGATTCTCGTCAAAGATTCCTTTTGGCTCCATGAAATTTCTCGATTCTCAGTCGCGTGCTTACCACAGCTTCAGATGTCACTAATCTGACGGGGAGTCGAACCCCTTTGGTGTTTCTAACCCCTTGCCGGCATACCTCACTCTGAAATTAAGGAGGCACCGTAAGACCCTACCGAAATCTTCGCAATGAATTAGGAACAATTTAAGTATATAGGGAAAATTTAGGGCTCTAAAGACAAAAAGTTTGCAACCTTTATTCGGCTGCAAACTCATAGGATCTTTTTACGCGGCGTATAACTTCATCTATAATCCGCTGCGGCGATATGACTTTGACGTAAGGCCCCAGGGAGAGAATATTTCGGATCAGATTCTCTTCATCAAATACGTAGTAGTTAAGGCGCAGTTCATACGTGTTTTCGGCAATCTGCTTCGCCGATCTGTCCATCCCCGAGAAGCACATAAAGCTTCTTTCCATGGCTCCTTTTTTATCTGTCACTTCCAAAACAACCGGCTCTGGAGCAACCTTCTCCCATAGCACTTTTTTGGCTGTCTCGCGGTCGATGGGTATGGTTTCCTGCACAACCCTTATTTTCGACAAGGTCGTAAGATTGGCCATAATCGGGCGGTTATCATCAATTGAAAACATGGATACCCGAAATCTGCCGTCACGCATGGCGTACTCCAGACTTACCGGTAACGCCAGCTTATCTTTGTGCACATTGCCTTTACGGTCTCTATTATGATAGCGAATAGCTTTCTCATTAATTAATGCCTCCAAAATGAAACGGAAGTTTTCGCGATAACTGTCGGGCTCAGTCATTTCCGGGAGTTGAACAGTATTGGTCATCTCCATGTATTCCTGACGAATGGGGGTATCCATATCTCTTAATCCCGCCTGAATTATTAAGCGTGTCTGATCAGAAAGAACCAGGGATATGTCGGGCTGGTCGAGAAGTGCTTTTAGCCACGCTTTTTCTATATTGGTAAAACGGATTGGCAGCGGGGGATCAGCAAAATCCTGAACAGAAGGGAAATAATGTCCATTTTTCTCTGTTAATATATGAAAATTTTCGCTGTGGTCACACCGGTTCAGAACATAATCGACAAAGGAGCGTTGGTTTTTGCCGATAACCTTTTGATCGAATTCTCCATCATCAATGATTCGGATGATCTCCTGTTTCGTTTTCCCGACAGCGCATTCATTAATGATTTGCATCATCAGATGAAAATAGCGGTTTTTGACTTCATCAAACAACTCCATAAGCAGAAAGCGTCTCCTTCCAGTCAGCCGTAAGTTTATCTGCCAAATTCGCATTCTCCAGGACGCGGATATTTCCTGTATAGCTCCTGATCCAAGGAATCATTTCCCCACTGTCGCTGACCTGCAGGGTATAATGGTAGCAGCCTTCCGTGATCTTCTCCATGACCCCGCCGGGGGCTTCATTTTGAATTTTGCCGATCAAATAGCCTTCCGTTGCTTCATCAATAAGGATCTCCAGTTTAACATGCTCCGGTTCCTGCCCATCGCCCAAAGCAACACTGGACCAGCTCCAGGACATGCATTCCTTATATATGGAATCATAATCTTCCCGGCAAAACTTCTCCTGCAGACAGGCGATACGCGCGATCCTGTCCAGCCTGGATAGAATACACTTGCCGTGATTATTGAAGGAGACAAGATAAAACCGGCCATGAAGGGTATCGTAGCGAATTTTATAAGGCTTCAAAATTTTATAGGAATCTCTGCCGCCGCTCTTCGGGGTATGGTAATAAATCTTGATAGCCACCCGCTGATGAATGGCCTTTGTTATTTCCCATAAGATTTGTTCTTCAATGACCGGATGAAAGTGAATATGACGATAATTAAATAAATGCCCGTCACGAAACAGGCTATATCTTTCGTAGGTGAGATAATCCTGAAGGGTCTCTTCACAAAAATAGCCGATAGTTGACGGAAACAGAATATTTTTAAAGAGAGAGACTGCCCGCAGTACCTCCTCTATTTGCCCGATACTCAATTTCCCCAGGATGTCCGGTGCTACAGCATATTCCTTGGATCGGTTTGCTGAGACGCAGCAAAGAATCCCTGTCTTTTGGCTCATTTCAGCAAGTTTTCTTTCCACCGTCTTGCTGCTGATCATATCCGCGTTGATCAGGCCTTCCCGGACTAAGGCATCCATGATAACTTTGGTTGAAACAGGCTGTGGTGCCTGAGTTTGCACGTACATCAAAATCAGATAATAGGTGACCAGATCTGTTCGGGTAAAACTCTTGGTCTTGTAGGTGGAAATCAGAAAATTGTCCGTATGCTGCAAAGAATCGTAGGTCAGGCTCAAGAGCTTATAGCGTCCGTCTTTATCCGTCCGGATATATCGATCTTCCACATACTGCTGTATACGCCGGATCTCATAGCTTACTTTACGGGAACTGATGTTTCGTTTGTTTTCAAGATCATCAAGTGAAAAACAACCGTATAGAAAACAGTCGCGTAGAATATCCCGGATAATATTGTAATGCTTGATGAAATCGCTGAACATAATACTCCTTTGCGACGACTCCTACTACGGTAATTATAGCATATGCATCCTTATTTGATAGAATCTCTATCTGATGAGTCCGATTAAAAACTTTTATTGCATTATTCCTTCCTTATCGTTTACAATAAAACCTGCTAAATTTTAGAAAGAGGAGAATTGACAGCATGGAAGAACAAATTAACAAATTTAACTGGACAGCCTTCATTGAAACCACCGTCGTTAACTTTTTTCAGGAAAATGAAATGGAAAAACTGACTTTGGAAGACGGAAAAGGGAATAAAGCGAAACTAAGCAGACAAAAAGACAATACGATCAAGGTTGAAAGCACATCGACATCGATGTATTAAACCTGAATTCTCGGATATCTTCTTCATCCACGGATAAAAATAAGGCTATTAACAAAAACTTGACCTGATCGAACAGATTAACGATAATTTCCTTAAATCAAGGAAAGAAGGGGGTTACATATGATCACGCCTTATATCAACTTTTCTGGACGCAGCGGTGAAGCAATTGCCTTCTATGAAAAGGCGCTGAACGGGCAGGATAAACGGATTATGTATTATAAAGATGCGCCGCCAAACCCGGATTTTCCTGTTCCCGAGGCCATGCAGGACTATGTTCTGCACGCGGAGATGACGATCTGCGGAACAAAAGTAAGCTTCAGCGACACACAGCAGGGTGTTGTTGCCGGCGACATGATTTCCCTGGCTCTCAGTTATCCCACGGTGAATGAAGTGACAGAGGCCTTCAATCGTTTAAAAGATGGCGGCGAGGTTTTGATGGAGCTTTCCCCGCAGTTTTACAGCCGGATGTACGGCTGGGTCAAGGACAAGTTCGGTATCGGCTGGCAGATTATTTGCTTGGAATAAAGAGAAACCTAAGAATATTGTGATTGGCTCCTCTAGTAGATCGACAGTAAACGCTAAAGAAACTGTCATTCTAAGGAGGAGCTTTTTTTATGGGCAATCTGACAAAAAATTAATAATAATTGAATAAACACCGATAACCTCGTACAATTTGGGTGAGATGCTGTAAAGGAGAAGATCCACATGTTGAAAAGAACCACTCTCAATATTAATATTGGACTCATTTTGCTTGGCAATACCCTGTACGCCTTGGCGGTCACCGCTTTTATTCTTCCCGCCGGGTTAATTACCGGCGGGACAACCGGCTTAGCCCTCCTGTTTTATCATCAGCTGGCTGTTCCCATTGCCCTGACGGTTTCTGTCTTCAATGTGGCGATGTTTATTTTGGGCGGTGCCGTTCTCGGGCGGTCATTTGCCCTGAATACGCTGATCAGTACGTTCTACTTTCCGTTCATCCTCGGTGTCCTTCAGCAATTTCCTTCCTTGCAGACCCTGACTTCCGACCCCCTGCTTTCAGCGATCTATGCCGGAATGATGATCGGTTTCAGCCTCGGTTTGGTAATTAAAGCCGGTGCTTCCACCGGTGGCATGGATATACCGCCCCTGGTGCTGAATAATAAAATAGGCATACCTGTTTCCTTCAGTCTGTATGCCTTTGACTTCGTGATTTTGCTCTCTCAAATGTTTTTCGCCAATAAAGAGCAAGTACTTTATGGGATTCTTCTGGTATTGATTTATTCCGTTGTCCTGGATAAAGTCCTGATCTTTGGTCAATCCCGCACCCAGGTGAAGATCGTCAGCACGAAATATGAGGAAATCAACCAGGCGATCATCCAGCATCTGGACAGAGGCTCGACGTTAATCGAGGCTGAAACGGGATACCGCCGGAATGAAAGCTTTGTTGTCCTTACCGTCGTCTCTAACCGGGAATTGCCCAAGCTCAATCAACTTGTCCTGGCCATCGACCCGGATGCCTTTATGGTAATCAATCGGGTGAATGAAGTGAAGGGACACGGCTTTACCCTTGACAAGTCCTATAAATAATAAATACCATGTAATTTGTAAACTCTATTTAATGCCGAGCGACTTCACTTTGCGATACAGGGTAGATTTGCTGAGGCCAAGTATTTCCGCTGCCTTAGCGATATTGTTGCCGGTGATGAGCATCGCGTTCCGTATCGCATTTTCTTCAGCGTTTCTTACGGTATATTCCTGATCGACCTCAGCTGATGGTTGATCGATTGTTAAAGAAGGCACATTCTCTTCCACACGGGTTTTACTATTTCTAATTCCACACATCACTTCCAACGGCAAATCCTTCGGCAGGATGATATCATGCTCGTAAATGTGCAAGGCATAAATCATCGCATTCTCTAATTGCCGTACATTACCCGGCCAATGATAATCCAGTAATTTATATTGGGCATCTTTATCAATCACAGGAACTTTACTGCCGGCAGGGCAGTGTTTCTTTATTAAAAACTTAGCCAGAGAGATTATGTCTACCCCCCTCTGACGCAAAGGCGGAATATTTACCGTAAGTACGGAAAGACGATAAAATAAATCCAGACGAAATGACCCTTCTTCAACCATAATTTGAAGATCTTTATTGGTTGCTGCGATTAATCTGAAATCGACGGGCCGATACTGTTGTCCGCCAACACGTAAGACCTGTTTATTTTCCAACACTCTTAAGAGTACAGCTTGTGTTTCCAGCGGCATATCGCCGATTTCATCCAGAAAGAGGGTACCACGTTCGGCTAATTCAATCTTGCCCTGGCTCCCGCCTTTCTTGGCCCCTGTAAACGCGCCTGCGTCATAGCCAAATAACTCACTTTCGATGAGATTCCGTGGTATCGCAGCACAATTCAGAACCACAAAATTCCCTTCAGGGCGGCCCTGATTATGAATTGCCTGAGCAAATAGTTCTTTGCCTGTACCACTCTCACCGATCAGAAGGATATTTGCCGAAGATGGCGCAAAACGCTTCGCCAGCTTTTTGGCTTGAATCATCTGGTCGCTCTCCCCAATGATACTATTCAAGTCAAAACCGGTTTTGAGCCCGTGATTCACAGTCTCTTCATATTCATCATTATCGATTATTTCTTTAACTTCCTCGTCATTGGACGGCAGTTCAACATACTCAAAATTTTCTTCTGCTTTCAATTGCGCATCGCATTTAATACAGTTTAATCGTGTTCGTGGATTTGCTGCGCCACAGTTCGGGCAGACTTTAATTTTAGTAGGCGTCGTCGGGCGAAAGCACATGGGATTAAACACCACCTGAATTCAATAGGTCTCTCTAATAATTTATTATACAATAATTTTAGGTCATATTCCTAACTAATTTTAAAATAAATTGTGATGTGATAAACCGAGTCCATGAAGGGACCCGGTTTACCTGGCCAATCCTATTCCTGAATTTATAGTTCCACATAGGACAAACAACTGCCATGACCAGTAGGATGAGTGCAAGATACACTTTGGCAATGTTCTTAAAAGCCTTAATTTTATTCATTTGCTACCACCCTCTGTTGTTCTCCAGCTTTTTGACGTTCATCATCATAGCGATTACGAATAGGATCAGAGCCGTGATGATGCTTTCCTGGATCGAATATTTGGTCATCACGTCCGTCTGCAAGAATCCGCCCAGAAGGATCGAACTACCGGTGATCGTCCAATGATACAGGATCATTAATTTCAGGGCACCCCCGGTTTTGATATAAATCATCGTCATAATGACGGCGTGCAGCGTCATGGTGATCAGAATGAGTATAAATGCCGGAATCATAAACTGACCATAACTCTTATACCCGATATAATGCATGGGCAGATGCCAGATCTCCCAAATCACACCCAGTATGATCCCGGATTGCAGCGGCGTGAACCTTGCCAGGAGTTGAGGTAGAATATATCCTCTCCAGCCAAATTCCTCACCAAAGCTGGAGAATAATGGCCAGATTAGACCCATTAGAATTAAAGGTATCGTCAAAGCAAATTGGTATTCGTGAATCACGCTATGGGAAATCACCGTTGTCAAGATAGTAGCCGACGGTACGATCGCCAAGACAATAAGAATCCGTCGCCTGGCGGTTTTCTTCTTAAAGTTGGCTATAAGCGCTTCGGTGCCTTCTTTGCCTCGCGTAATTCGGGTAACAATGAACGCAGCGATGCTCGGTGATATATTGCACAATAGCCCGACAAGGATAAAAGCCAGTGTCGGTTTATTCACATCCTGGACAAGACCGGAAATGATGAGAGCAAATACCAGCATCCATGTCCATCCAAAGGTTATCA is a genomic window containing:
- a CDS encoding WYL domain-containing protein; its protein translation is MELFDEVKNRYFHLMMQIINECAVGKTKQEIIRIIDDGEFDQKVIGKNQRSFVDYVLNRCDHSENFHILTEKNGHYFPSVQDFADPPLPIRFTNIEKAWLKALLDQPDISLVLSDQTRLIIQAGLRDMDTPIRQEYMEMTNTVQLPEMTEPDSYRENFRFILEALINEKAIRYHNRDRKGNVHKDKLALPVSLEYAMRDGRFRVSMFSIDDNRPIMANLTTLSKIRVVQETIPIDRETAKKVLWEKVAPEPVVLEVTDKKGAMERSFMCFSGMDRSAKQIAENTYELRLNYYVFDEENLIRNILSLGPYVKVISPQRIIDEVIRRVKRSYEFAAE
- a CDS encoding WYL domain-containing protein, with product MFSDFIKHYNIIRDILRDCFLYGCFSLDDLENKRNISSRKVSYEIRRIQQYVEDRYIRTDKDGRYKLLSLTYDSLQHTDNFLISTYKTKSFTRTDLVTYYLILMYVQTQAPQPVSTKVIMDALVREGLINADMISSKTVERKLAEMSQKTGILCCVSANRSKEYAVAPDILGKLSIGQIEEVLRAVSLFKNILFPSTIGYFCEETLQDYLTYERYSLFRDGHLFNYRHIHFHPVIEEQILWEITKAIHQRVAIKIYYHTPKSGGRDSYKILKPYKIRYDTLHGRFYLVSFNNHGKCILSRLDRIARIACLQEKFCREDYDSIYKECMSWSWSSVALGDGQEPEHVKLEILIDEATEGYLIGKIQNEAPGGVMEKITEGCYHYTLQVSDSGEMIPWIRSYTGNIRVLENANLADKLTADWKETLSAYGVV
- a CDS encoding VOC family protein, coding for MITPYINFSGRSGEAIAFYEKALNGQDKRIMYYKDAPPNPDFPVPEAMQDYVLHAEMTICGTKVSFSDTQQGVVAGDMISLALSYPTVNEVTEAFNRLKDGGEVLMELSPQFYSRMYGWVKDKFGIGWQIICLE
- a CDS encoding YitT family protein; the protein is MLKRTTLNINIGLILLGNTLYALAVTAFILPAGLITGGTTGLALLFYHQLAVPIALTVSVFNVAMFILGGAVLGRSFALNTLISTFYFPFILGVLQQFPSLQTLTSDPLLSAIYAGMMIGFSLGLVIKAGASTGGMDIPPLVLNNKIGIPVSFSLYAFDFVILLSQMFFANKEQVLYGILLVLIYSVVLDKVLIFGQSRTQVKIVSTKYEEINQAIIQHLDRGSTLIEAETGYRRNESFVVLTVVSNRELPKLNQLVLAIDPDAFMVINRVNEVKGHGFTLDKSYK
- a CDS encoding sigma 54-interacting transcriptional regulator, with amino-acid sequence MCFRPTTPTKIKVCPNCGAANPRTRLNCIKCDAQLKAEENFEYVELPSNDEEVKEIIDNDEYEETVNHGLKTGFDLNSIIGESDQMIQAKKLAKRFAPSSANILLIGESGTGKELFAQAIHNQGRPEGNFVVLNCAAIPRNLIESELFGYDAGAFTGAKKGGSQGKIELAERGTLFLDEIGDMPLETQAVLLRVLENKQVLRVGGQQYRPVDFRLIAATNKDLQIMVEEGSFRLDLFYRLSVLTVNIPPLRQRGVDIISLAKFLIKKHCPAGSKVPVIDKDAQYKLLDYHWPGNVRQLENAMIYALHIYEHDIILPKDLPLEVMCGIRNSKTRVEENVPSLTIDQPSAEVDQEYTVRNAEENAIRNAMLITGNNIAKAAEILGLSKSTLYRKVKSLGIK
- a CDS encoding CPBP family intramembrane glutamic endopeptidase encodes the protein MIMYIRKRPNTAYFLITFGWTWMLVFALIISGLVQDVNKPTLAFILVGLLCNISPSIAAFIVTRITRGKEGTEALIANFKKKTARRRILIVLAIVPSATILTTVISHSVIHEYQFALTIPLILMGLIWPLFSSFGEEFGWRGYILPQLLARFTPLQSGIILGVIWEIWHLPMHYIGYKSYGQFMIPAFILILITMTLHAVIMTMIYIKTGGALKLMILYHWTITGSSILLGGFLQTDVMTKYSIQESIITALILFVIAMMMNVKKLENNRGW